In Dromiciops gliroides isolate mDroGli1 chromosome 4, mDroGli1.pri, whole genome shotgun sequence, one DNA window encodes the following:
- the SBDS gene encoding ribosome maturation protein SBDS, translating into MSIFTPTNQIRLTNVAVVRMKRGGKRFEIACYKNKVVGWRSGVEKDLDEVLQTHSVFVNVSKGQVAKKEDLISAFGTDDQTEICKQILTKGEVQVSDKERHTQLEQMFRDIATIVADKCVNPETKRPYTVILIERAMKDIHYSVKPNKSTKQQALEVIKQLKESMKIERAHMRLRFILPVREGKKLKEKLKPLLKVIESEDYGEQLEIVCLIDPGCFREIDELIQRETKGKGSLEVLSLKDVEEGDEKFE; encoded by the exons ATGTCGATTTTCACGCCCACCAACCAGATCCGCCTGACGAACGTGGCCGTGGTGCGCATGAAGCGCGGGGGAAAGCGCTTTGAGATCGCTTGCTACAAGAACAAGGTCGTGGGCTGGCGCAGCGGCGT GGAAAAAGATCTTGATGAAGTTTTGCAGACCCACTCCGTGTTTGTAAATGTTTCTAAAGGCCAGGTTGCTAAAAAGGAAGATCTTATCAGTGCTTTTGGAACTGATGACCAGACTGAAATATGTAAACAG ATTTTAACAAAAGGAGAAGTACAGGTGTCAGATAAAGAACGACACACACAGCTGGAGCAAATGTTTAGGGACATTGCAACAATTGTAGCAGATAAATGTGTAAATCCTGAAACAAAGAGACCATACACTGTCATCCTCATTGAAAGAGCAATGAAGGATATCCACTATTCTGTCAAACCCAACAAGAGTACAAAGCAGCAG GCCTTGGAAGTAATAAAACAGTTGAAGGAAAGCATGAAGATTGAGCGGGCTCACATGAGGCTTCGATTCATCCTACCtgtgagggaggggaaaaagctAAAAGAAAAACTCAAACCATTGCTCAAGGTGATAGAAAGCGAAGACTACGGTGAACAGTTAGAAATA GTGTGTCTAATTGACCCCGGCTGCTTTAGAGAAATCGATGAGCTGATACAGagggagacaaaaggaaaaggttccttggaAGTTCTCAGCTTGAAAGATGTGGAAGAAGGAGATGAGAAATTTGAATGA